One window of Nitrososphaerota archaeon genomic DNA carries:
- a CDS encoding MBL fold metallo-hydrolase, translating into MEITALGAARQVGRSAFLLHGKSTNVLLDFGVQMEREPVFPIHVQPKDIHGILLSHAHLDHSGAAPVFYLSEGVDLYTTPPTAEFTKLLIEDFIKVSGFYLPFEYIDLLTMFKRTHYADLYEVFKIGEFTVQFLDAGHIPGSASMIVEADGKRLLYTGDINGAQTMLLNGADYNFGELDAIITESTYALSDHKPRHEVEKEFVDFAKEIVEGGGTLLVPAFSVGRAQEIACALRAAKFPYPVAMDGMALKANEILMRHQEYLKDPKEFRRTLENIDVMENWPQRKRMAKTPSVIIAPAGMLVGGLAVFYNEEIATKDRNGIAIVAFQIPGTPGRTLLEKGITLIRGKPKKVKAQVKRFDFSSHSGRKELFEMLKAVKGSPKVMAVHGEEEYCTKFAADVKEHFGFDAVAPSAGDVIKI; encoded by the coding sequence ATGGAAATTACAGCTCTGGGAGCTGCAAGGCAGGTTGGGCGCTCTGCATTTCTGCTCCACGGCAAAAGCACAAACGTTCTGTTGGATTTTGGTGTCCAAATGGAAAGGGAGCCAGTCTTTCCCATTCATGTCCAGCCAAAAGACATCCATGGAATCCTGCTGAGCCACGCCCATCTTGACCATTCGGGAGCAGCACCGGTATTCTACCTTTCAGAAGGTGTCGACCTGTATACTACTCCTCCAACCGCAGAGTTCACAAAGTTATTGATTGAAGATTTCATCAAAGTTTCAGGTTTTTACCTTCCCTTCGAATACATCGATCTCCTGACGATGTTCAAGAGAACACATTACGCTGATCTGTACGAAGTCTTCAAGATTGGAGAGTTTACCGTCCAGTTCCTTGACGCTGGGCACATACCGGGAAGCGCTTCAATGATCGTAGAAGCCGATGGTAAGAGGCTCCTCTATACTGGCGACATAAACGGAGCTCAAACGATGTTGCTTAACGGCGCTGACTATAATTTTGGAGAATTAGATGCTATAATTACTGAAAGCACTTACGCATTGTCAGACCACAAGCCAAGGCATGAGGTTGAGAAGGAGTTTGTCGATTTCGCAAAAGAGATTGTAGAGGGAGGAGGAACATTACTGGTTCCAGCATTCTCCGTAGGGAGGGCTCAGGAAATTGCCTGCGCGTTAAGGGCTGCGAAGTTTCCTTATCCCGTAGCGATGGATGGAATGGCTCTGAAGGCAAATGAAATCCTGATGCGACATCAGGAATACCTCAAGGATCCAAAGGAGTTCAGGAGGACTCTGGAAAATATTGACGTCATGGAGAACTGGCCACAGAGGAAGAGGATGGCAAAGACCCCATCCGTAATAATAGCACCTGCAGGGATGCTCGTTGGAGGATTGGCCGTGTTTTATAACGAAGAGATAGCAACCAAGGATAGAAATGGAATCGCGATAGTGGCATTTCAAATTCCTGGTACTCCGGGCAGAACATTGCTCGAAAAAGGAATCACTCTTATCAGAGGGAAGCCGAAGAAGGTGAAAGCTCAGGTGAAGAGGTTCGACTTTTCATCTCACAGCGGAAGGAAAGAACTTTTTGAGATGCTGAAGGCGGTAAAGGGAAGCCCGAAGGTCATGGCTGTGCATGGAGAGGAGGAGTATTGCACAAAATTTGCTGCGGATGTAAAGGAGCATTTTGGCTTTGATGCTGTTGCTCCATCTGCAGGCGATGTGATTAAGATTTAG
- the coxB gene encoding cytochrome c oxidase subunit II has product MVSNTAEIFQGLFSLFTWLGILVGVVVITLFLVLILKYRDRGSQTPEPQDAPMLGKVPAERGHLKTVLISLTMSIIILTFLLNGTFGAIDTLNTPPAGTLNVQVDSFQWGWKFIYPNNYEDTILRVPKDEPVILKIVSPDVAHSFGILEFNIKMDAIPGRTNIIWFVAKETGEFNIACFEFCGVGHAYMKTKLIVMDPTEFQDWYSKAKPAEAEHQVREASRP; this is encoded by the coding sequence ATGGTTTCGAATACTGCCGAAATTTTCCAAGGACTCTTTAGCTTGTTTACTTGGCTTGGAATCCTTGTAGGAGTTGTAGTGATCACGTTATTTCTAGTACTGATTCTTAAGTACAGGGACAGAGGCTCGCAAACACCAGAACCGCAAGACGCTCCAATGCTTGGGAAGGTTCCTGCAGAAAGAGGACACCTGAAGACAGTTTTAATTTCTTTAACAATGTCCATAATCATTTTGACATTTCTGCTTAACGGAACATTCGGTGCAATTGATACGCTTAACACGCCTCCTGCTGGTACGCTTAACGTGCAAGTGGATTCGTTCCAGTGGGGCTGGAAGTTCATCTATCCAAACAATTATGAGGACACCATCTTAAGAGTGCCAAAGGATGAACCGGTAATACTGAAAATTGTTTCTCCTGATGTCGCGCATAGTTTTGGAATACTTGAATTCAATATAAAGATGGATGCTATACCAGGCAGGACCAACATAATCTGGTTTGTTGCAAAAGAAACAGGCGAGTTCAACATCGCATGTTTTGAGTTCTGTGGTGTTGGCCATGCGTATATGAAGACAAAACTCATAGTTATGGATCCAACTGAATTTCAGGACTGGTATTCAAAGGCGAAGCCTGCAGAGGCTGAGCATCAGGTTCGTGAGGCTTCAAGACCATGA
- a CDS encoding transcription elongation factor Spt5, whose translation MSELVVPSRIYAVKTTGGQEKSVASFVGSRAQLKGKSIYAILVLEHQKGYVFFEAPNAQAVDDAIVGFKHIKSKIPGNIMFEDIQKFLAPKVSAQEFGRDDIVEVVAGPFKGMRAKISRVEKNDATFILLDAPYQMPVTTDINSLRLIEKAKAKA comes from the coding sequence ATGAGCGAGCTAGTCGTACCGAGCAGAATTTACGCCGTAAAGACGACGGGAGGGCAAGAGAAGAGCGTGGCAAGCTTTGTCGGAAGCAGGGCCCAACTAAAAGGCAAGTCTATCTATGCAATTTTGGTTCTTGAACATCAAAAAGGCTACGTATTCTTTGAAGCTCCAAACGCGCAGGCGGTAGATGATGCAATAGTAGGCTTCAAGCATATCAAGAGCAAGATACCGGGTAACATAATGTTTGAGGACATTCAGAAGTTCCTAGCACCTAAGGTTTCTGCTCAAGAGTTTGGGCGAGACGACATCGTAGAGGTTGTTGCTGGGCCTTTCAAGGGTATGCGAGCAAAGATCAGCAGGGTCGAGAAGAATGACGCTACATTCATACTGCTTGATGCCCCTTACCAGATGCCCGTTACAACCGATATCAACTCGCTAAGGTTGATTGAAAAGGCAAAGGCGAAAGCATAA
- a CDS encoding DUF4256 domain-containing protein has translation MQSVKDMEAKQREELLRALKARFEENMYRHKGLEWAKIQAKLEANTEKLRSLDEMERTGGEPDVVGHDKKTGEYIFYDCSAESPKGRRNVCYDREGQETREKQGVRPGGNAIDMAAAMGIELLTEEQYRELQKLGNFDTKTSSWVKTPSDIRKLGGAIFADRRYGNVFVYHNSAPSFYSARAFRGSLKV, from the coding sequence ATGCAAAGTGTAAAAGACATGGAAGCAAAACAACGTGAAGAACTACTCAGAGCATTGAAAGCCCGTTTTGAGGAAAACATGTACCGCCATAAAGGTCTTGAATGGGCGAAAATACAAGCAAAGCTGGAAGCTAATACTGAAAAACTGCGGTCACTCGATGAAATGGAAAGAACTGGCGGTGAACCGGATGTTGTTGGTCATGATAAAAAGACGGGCGAATACATTTTTTATGATTGTTCAGCGGAAAGTCCTAAAGGCCGCAGAAATGTCTGTTACGACCGTGAAGGGCAGGAGACGAGGGAAAAACAAGGGGTACGTCCAGGAGGTAACGCTATTGATATGGCAGCTGCCATGGGCATTGAGCTTTTAACGGAAGAACAATATCGAGAGTTGCAGAAACTTGGAAATTTCGATACGAAGACGTCGAGCTGGGTGAAAACACCTTCTGATATTCGAAAACTTGGCGGCGCCATCTTTGCTGATCGTCGCTATGGCAATGTCTTCGTGTATCATAACAGTGCACCCTCTTTCTATAGCGCTAGGGCGTTCCGTGGTTCGCTAAAGGTCTAA
- a CDS encoding protein translocase SEC61 complex subunit gamma codes for MADMGGFLRAMAQTLKLAHKSDKEEFFLYMKLTLLGVAVVGTMGYIIQLLGALLRLQG; via the coding sequence ATGGCAGACATGGGAGGATTTCTACGAGCTATGGCGCAGACGCTAAAGCTCGCCCACAAGTCAGACAAGGAGGAGTTCTTCCTCTACATGAAATTGACCCTTTTGGGTGTAGCCGTAGTGGGCACTATGGGTTATATCATACAACTTCTAGGAGCCCTTCTTAGACTGCAGGGTTAG
- the rplJ gene encoding 50S ribosomal protein L10, producing MQAAKVYKPKKVAGIERVTRLAKKRKVIAVAKIGKVRAAQIMGLKKSFRSQLDIVVPKNTLTRIALSKMKIPNIDELLKELRGQNALLFTDMDPFKLYLILQKGRVNLPARAGDIATDEIFIPAGNTGIPPGPVLSEFKEAKVPAKIETGSIFVTKDTIVAKPGDVISAPLAGLLSRLNLKPIKAGISINTAYMDSLLFHAKDIAIDPIAYQNELQMAYRSALGLAVERAYVTKESAPLIVGKAFRSAKALAVVAGYISKDTIGAVLADSEVKAIAVMDLAKKKGYS from the coding sequence TTGCAAGCGGCCAAAGTCTACAAGCCAAAGAAAGTTGCAGGAATAGAACGAGTAACTAGACTTGCGAAAAAACGCAAGGTGATAGCTGTAGCAAAGATAGGTAAGGTACGAGCAGCGCAAATAATGGGGCTTAAGAAGTCGTTCAGGAGCCAGCTCGATATAGTCGTTCCCAAGAACACTCTCACGAGAATTGCCCTCTCAAAGATGAAGATTCCCAATATAGATGAACTGCTCAAGGAGTTGAGGGGACAGAATGCACTGCTTTTCACCGACATGGATCCCTTTAAGCTCTATCTAATTCTGCAGAAGGGAAGAGTCAACTTACCAGCCAGAGCCGGCGACATAGCTACCGATGAAATTTTCATCCCTGCAGGCAACACCGGTATTCCTCCAGGCCCTGTTCTAAGTGAATTCAAGGAGGCTAAAGTTCCTGCCAAGATTGAAACTGGCAGCATATTTGTCACAAAAGATACAATTGTCGCAAAGCCAGGCGACGTAATCTCTGCACCGTTAGCGGGTCTCTTGTCAAGGCTAAACTTGAAGCCCATCAAGGCGGGAATTTCCATCAATACCGCTTACATGGACTCTCTGCTCTTCCATGCAAAGGATATCGCTATAGACCCTATAGCTTACCAGAACGAGCTACAAATGGCTTACAGGTCTGCATTGGGACTTGCTGTAGAACGCGCATATGTAACAAAAGAAAGTGCGCCGTTAATAGTTGGCAAAGCGTTTAGGAGTGCAAAGGCACTTGCAGTAGTTGCTGGATATATATCAAAGGATACAATTGGAGCTGTTCTTGCAGATAGCGAGGTCAAGGCTATAGCAGTAATGGACCTGGCAAAGAAGAAAGGCTACTCGTAA
- a CDS encoding 50S ribosomal protein P1, protein MEYVYAALLLHKLAKPVDEDGIKKIVSAAGVKPDDVKVKALVSALGEVNIDEALKNASMAATAAPVAAATTAPAAEGKKQEAPKEEKPAEEALEGLSSLFG, encoded by the coding sequence ATGGAATACGTGTATGCCGCTTTGCTATTGCACAAGTTAGCGAAGCCTGTTGATGAGGATGGAATTAAGAAGATAGTCTCAGCTGCAGGGGTTAAGCCTGATGATGTAAAGGTCAAAGCTCTAGTCTCCGCACTTGGTGAAGTCAATATCGACGAAGCTTTAAAGAACGCAAGCATGGCAGCCACAGCCGCTCCAGTAGCTGCAGCGACCACAGCCCCAGCGGCAGAGGGTAAGAAGCAGGAAGCACCAAAGGAAGAAAAACCTGCAGAAGAAGCTCTCGAAGGACTATCAAGCCTGTTCGGTTAG
- a CDS encoding 50S ribosomal protein L11, with protein MGEQKTISALVVGGEATAGPPLGPALGPLGVNVMMIIKEINEKTKDYSGMRVPVKINVDTSNKQFNVEVGVPTAAALIAKEAGVPKGSGTPKANLVGNLTMEQVVKIAKLKSDQSYAFTKRAGAKEVVGSCVSMGIKVENQDPREVLSQIDEGKWDKAFKE; from the coding sequence ATGGGAGAACAGAAGACAATTTCTGCACTAGTGGTTGGAGGAGAAGCTACTGCAGGACCTCCTCTGGGGCCAGCACTAGGTCCTCTTGGAGTCAACGTCATGATGATAATCAAAGAAATCAACGAGAAGACAAAGGACTATTCAGGGATGAGAGTGCCAGTAAAGATCAATGTCGATACTTCAAACAAGCAGTTTAATGTGGAGGTAGGCGTCCCTACTGCAGCAGCGTTAATAGCAAAGGAGGCAGGAGTTCCTAAGGGTTCTGGGACGCCAAAGGCCAACCTTGTAGGGAACCTTACAATGGAGCAGGTAGTCAAGATAGCTAAGCTAAAGTCAGACCAGTCATATGCCTTTACAAAAAGGGCTGGGGCCAAGGAAGTCGTTGGTTCATGTGTAAGCATGGGCATAAAGGTCGAGAATCAGGATCCAAGGGAAGTGCTGAGCCAGATAGATGAAGGTAAATGGGATAAAGCATTCAAAGAATAG
- a CDS encoding D-glycerate dehydrogenase: MARSSSAKKVLVTRTFPGPIKETLKQFELNYREKDENLSYGELKSLVRDKHGILCSIPDKIDKEILMAAKNLQVVSTFSVGYDHIDVKEATERGIAVTNTPDVLTDATADLTFALLLGIARRIAEGHDLVMQRRWKEAWSPKFMLGSDLAGKKLGILGMGRIGRAVAKRAAGFGMEILYHSRHRLLDERIIGAKNRTFDQLLKESDFLSIHVPLSKETYHLIDGKRLAMMKKTAFLINTARGPIVDEDALYNALKKKRIAGAALDVFEREPLPENSPLLTLKNILLTPHMGSAAEAARYKMGEVAGKNLADVLLGKIPLYLVNPEYVKHG, translated from the coding sequence TTGGCAAGAAGCAGCTCAGCTAAGAAGGTTCTAGTTACAAGAACCTTTCCGGGACCAATAAAAGAAACTCTGAAGCAGTTCGAGTTGAATTACAGGGAAAAAGACGAGAACCTATCTTACGGCGAGTTGAAATCTCTCGTCAGAGACAAGCACGGAATATTATGCTCGATCCCCGATAAAATAGACAAAGAAATTCTTATGGCAGCTAAAAACCTGCAGGTAGTAAGCACGTTCAGCGTAGGCTATGATCATATCGATGTTAAGGAAGCGACCGAGAGGGGGATAGCGGTAACTAATACGCCTGATGTCCTTACTGATGCCACTGCTGACCTGACATTTGCGCTGCTGTTGGGCATTGCAAGAAGAATTGCAGAAGGGCATGACTTGGTGATGCAGAGAAGATGGAAGGAGGCTTGGTCTCCGAAGTTCATGCTTGGAAGCGATCTTGCAGGCAAGAAACTAGGCATTCTCGGCATGGGAAGAATTGGTAGAGCCGTTGCAAAGAGGGCTGCAGGATTTGGGATGGAAATTTTGTATCACAGCAGACATAGATTGCTGGATGAGCGCATTATAGGTGCGAAAAATAGAACGTTTGATCAACTGCTTAAAGAGTCTGATTTCCTTTCAATTCATGTACCTCTCAGCAAAGAAACCTATCATCTTATTGATGGTAAGAGGTTAGCCATGATGAAGAAGACAGCCTTTTTGATAAATACTGCTAGAGGGCCTATAGTCGATGAAGATGCCCTTTACAATGCTTTGAAAAAGAAAAGGATTGCAGGAGCAGCATTGGACGTTTTTGAGCGGGAACCTCTGCCTGAGAATAGCCCTCTACTCACTCTTAAGAATATATTGCTGACGCCCCATATGGGAAGTGCAGCGGAGGCCGCAAGGTACAAGATGGGAGAGGTCGCTGGAAAGAACCTTGCAGATGTTTTACTTGGGAAGATACCTCTGTATCTTGTGAATCCTGAATATGTTAAGCACGGATAA
- a CDS encoding 50S ribosomal protein L1 — translation MITASNLTELVGKTRSSSEKKKFSQSVELFVTLKDIDAKKVDLNINEVVFLPNPLPKVAKVAVFAGGDLALKAQRAKADKVISSDELDKLAANKRQARKLAKEHDFFLAETALMAKIGKSLGQILGPRGKMPTPVPPNAPIDALISRYRTATRVKGRQQLSFATKIGEEGMPDAKIAENGLAVVGALEKKLPRGQGNMRSVLVKLSMSKPAKMLVTEAK, via the coding sequence TTGATTACCGCCAGTAATCTGACAGAGTTAGTGGGAAAGACCCGCTCCTCCAGCGAGAAGAAGAAATTTTCGCAGTCAGTAGAGCTCTTCGTAACCCTCAAAGACATAGATGCCAAAAAAGTGGATCTGAACATAAACGAGGTAGTTTTTCTCCCAAATCCTCTTCCTAAGGTTGCTAAGGTTGCTGTATTCGCTGGTGGAGACCTTGCACTGAAAGCGCAGCGCGCAAAGGCCGACAAGGTCATAAGTTCCGACGAGTTAGACAAGTTGGCAGCTAACAAACGCCAAGCAAGGAAACTGGCCAAAGAACACGATTTCTTCCTTGCGGAAACTGCACTCATGGCTAAGATAGGCAAGTCGCTGGGTCAGATTTTGGGTCCAAGAGGGAAGATGCCCACACCAGTACCTCCAAATGCACCCATCGATGCATTGATATCAAGGTACAGGACAGCCACAAGGGTAAAAGGGAGGCAGCAGCTCTCTTTTGCGACAAAGATAGGTGAAGAAGGCATGCCCGATGCCAAGATAGCAGAAAATGGACTTGCAGTGGTAGGCGCCTTGGAAAAGAAGCTGCCCCGAGGGCAGGGAAACATGCGATCGGTTCTTGTTAAGCTTTCGATGTCAAAACCAGCAAAGATGCTGGTAACGGAGGCAAAATGA
- a CDS encoding cytochrome C oxidase subunit I → MSEGHQLPPSYSIQRWLFSTNHKDIGTLYIVTALYFLFVGGVLGLLLRVQLTAPNNNFLTSDAFNQAFTTHGLLMVLWFLSPFAFGFANWIVPLQIGARDLAFPRLNALSYWLYFFSGVLVLMSSIATLPNAGWTLYSPLTSARFTPTAGLSIFAGGLILFIVSITLGSVNFITTIMKMRAPGMKLMHMPMFSWGILLTVFMMLYAFPSLLAGTLMLVADRTLGTMYFGSPQGGALLWDHLFWFFGHPEVYIVLFPAVGAVCDIIPTFTRRPLYGRKYILMGLIAVVLLSFGVWGHHMFVTGYDPLAAKIFTVSTIAISLPFDIITIAMLESLVKGRIRLKTPMLFVLGSIVLFIIGGITGVYLGSVALDYALRGTYFVVAHFHYVMVGGGVVALFGAFYYWYPKITGKMYDEGLGKAHFTLSVIGFTLLYFPMFMNYEMPRRIVTFTEPQWEFTNFLSTIGAFVFGLAQIIMLYNFYQSLKTGASAGPNPWNGSTLEWAVPSPPPQNDFDVIPRFSSDGTVNLPGLATFADGGTHTVSSAHAEHATMESHISHWPIGLSGAAFILIFGILGITLLPAASFIEGMLYLAILFMGFILGGLALYGFAKEKFISHEDPETEGWPFKSVARVRMGVWTFLASEVILFGTFIGAYIFIRAGTPDWPAIDTIFLIQHGAINTFILLTSSFTAVLALVYSKKESKAGLVGSLLATIFLGLWFLYNKATEWQELFHEGHTFDSGVVMSTYYVTTGAHGGHVIGGLVAMAILVGGALKGRHLGEHGSEAIHNYGLYWHIVDIIWIFLFPLFYLI, encoded by the coding sequence ATGAGCGAGGGACATCAGCTACCGCCATCTTACTCGATTCAGAGATGGCTATTCTCCACTAATCATAAAGATATAGGTACACTATACATAGTCACAGCACTATACTTCCTCTTCGTTGGAGGGGTATTAGGACTTCTTCTTAGGGTGCAGCTTACAGCACCTAACAATAACTTCCTTACAAGCGATGCATTCAATCAGGCATTTACGACACATGGACTATTAATGGTACTATGGTTCTTGTCGCCCTTTGCATTTGGATTTGCAAATTGGATCGTTCCTCTACAAATAGGTGCAAGGGATCTTGCATTCCCTAGGCTCAACGCTTTGAGCTATTGGCTATACTTCTTTAGTGGCGTACTGGTCTTAATGAGTTCTATTGCGACTCTGCCAAATGCAGGTTGGACGCTCTACTCTCCGCTAACATCGGCTAGGTTCACGCCTACAGCGGGTCTCAGCATATTCGCCGGCGGCCTGATTCTCTTCATCGTATCAATCACACTGGGCTCTGTCAACTTTATCACAACTATCATGAAGATGCGAGCTCCAGGCATGAAACTTATGCATATGCCGATGTTTTCTTGGGGAATCCTCTTAACGGTATTCATGATGCTTTATGCATTCCCATCACTCCTCGCAGGAACTCTTATGCTGGTAGCGGATAGAACGCTTGGCACTATGTATTTCGGCTCACCGCAAGGAGGGGCGCTTCTTTGGGATCATCTTTTCTGGTTCTTTGGCCATCCAGAAGTTTACATCGTTCTTTTCCCTGCAGTGGGGGCCGTCTGTGACATCATACCAACATTTACAAGACGACCGCTCTACGGTAGAAAATACATCCTTATGGGACTCATAGCCGTAGTCCTGTTGAGTTTTGGAGTCTGGGGACACCACATGTTCGTGACTGGTTACGATCCGCTAGCGGCCAAAATCTTCACTGTGAGTACAATCGCTATCTCTTTACCATTTGACATTATAACGATAGCCATGCTTGAATCGCTTGTTAAGGGCAGGATTAGACTCAAAACACCAATGCTGTTTGTTCTGGGCTCCATAGTCCTATTCATTATAGGTGGTATAACAGGTGTATACTTGGGGTCCGTAGCCCTAGATTATGCGCTTCGAGGGACATACTTTGTTGTAGCACATTTCCACTATGTAATGGTTGGTGGAGGCGTTGTTGCTCTCTTCGGTGCATTCTATTACTGGTATCCAAAGATAACTGGGAAGATGTATGACGAAGGGCTAGGCAAGGCTCACTTCACGTTATCGGTGATAGGCTTCACTTTACTCTATTTCCCGATGTTCATGAACTATGAGATGCCTAGGCGCATCGTGACTTTCACGGAACCTCAGTGGGAGTTCACGAACTTTTTGTCAACTATCGGCGCATTTGTCTTTGGGTTAGCACAAATAATCATGCTTTACAACTTTTACCAAAGTCTGAAGACAGGAGCATCTGCAGGACCAAATCCATGGAATGGCTCGACGCTAGAATGGGCAGTTCCCTCACCGCCTCCGCAGAACGATTTTGACGTTATCCCACGGTTTTCTTCAGACGGGACGGTGAACTTACCAGGTCTCGCCACTTTTGCTGATGGAGGAACTCATACTGTTAGCTCCGCGCACGCAGAGCATGCAACAATGGAGAGCCACATAAGTCATTGGCCTATAGGACTGTCTGGAGCTGCGTTTATCCTCATCTTTGGAATACTAGGGATCACTCTGCTCCCGGCGGCATCGTTTATAGAGGGAATGCTGTATCTCGCAATACTCTTTATGGGATTCATACTTGGAGGATTAGCGCTATATGGCTTTGCCAAAGAGAAATTCATATCACATGAAGACCCTGAAACCGAGGGGTGGCCGTTCAAAAGTGTAGCAAGAGTTAGAATGGGGGTATGGACATTTCTTGCTTCAGAAGTAATACTATTTGGAACGTTCATAGGTGCCTATATCTTCATAAGAGCAGGGACACCAGATTGGCCCGCAATTGACACAATTTTTCTAATACAGCACGGTGCGATCAATACATTTATTCTGCTCACAAGTAGTTTTACCGCGGTATTGGCACTAGTATATTCAAAGAAAGAATCGAAAGCAGGCTTAGTGGGATCGCTGCTAGCAACAATATTCCTTGGTCTCTGGTTCCTCTACAACAAGGCAACCGAATGGCAAGAACTGTTCCACGAGGGACACACTTTCGACAGTGGAGTCGTCATGAGCACCTACTATGTAACTACAGGAGCACATGGGGGGCACGTGATTGGAGGACTCGTTGCGATGGCCATCCTCGTAGGAGGAGCCCTCAAAGGCAGACACTTGGGTGAACATGGTAGCGAGGCGATACATAACTATGGGTTATACTGGCACATAGTCGACATCATCTGGATATTCCTTTTCCCGCTATTCTACTTAATTTAG
- the cyoE gene encoding protoheme IX farnesyltransferase has protein sequence MLSLELATDYIRISKLKIVSLLDFVAIAALLVAAGSNISIETLAMPLVALFVAGTLSSAGAGAFNAYLDRDIDAMMARTMNRPIPLGRINPPIRALQFGVLMIGIAAAVSLSLLNFLSTIMILLGAFTYIVIYTIFLKRRTTWNIVLGGFAGSFAALAGWTAVRDSIGGEAILMALLIFLWTPSHFWSLAILTNRDYQNAGIPMLPAIVGERKASRYIVFNTLLLIPFSLLFYFLGYNGQLYLAITSIVGALLLVTNLRMLKEPSKENSWTAFKFSSPYLALVFTAMVLDTIFRF, from the coding sequence GTGCTGTCATTGGAGCTGGCAACTGACTACATCCGCATTTCCAAACTGAAGATAGTTTCCTTGCTCGACTTTGTTGCCATCGCAGCGTTGCTCGTGGCTGCCGGGAGTAACATTTCTATTGAAACCTTGGCTATGCCTCTTGTAGCACTGTTTGTTGCAGGAACACTTTCGTCTGCAGGTGCTGGTGCGTTCAACGCGTACCTCGATCGAGATATTGATGCCATGATGGCGAGGACGATGAACAGGCCAATCCCTCTGGGAAGAATAAACCCTCCAATCAGGGCTCTTCAGTTTGGAGTTCTGATGATAGGAATTGCTGCCGCAGTTTCACTGTCACTGCTTAATTTTTTAAGTACTATAATGATACTCTTAGGTGCTTTTACTTACATCGTAATCTATACCATATTTCTAAAAAGAAGAACCACTTGGAACATTGTGCTTGGAGGGTTTGCAGGCTCTTTTGCCGCACTCGCAGGCTGGACTGCCGTACGTGATTCGATCGGAGGTGAGGCGATTCTTATGGCACTTCTGATATTTTTGTGGACACCCAGCCACTTCTGGAGCCTTGCGATTCTGACAAATAGGGATTATCAGAACGCTGGTATTCCCATGCTACCTGCAATAGTAGGAGAACGAAAGGCAAGTAGATATATCGTATTTAACACGCTTTTATTAATCCCCTTTTCGTTGCTATTTTACTTCTTGGGCTATAATGGCCAATTGTACCTTGCGATAACGAGCATTGTCGGAGCATTGTTATTGGTTACCAACTTGAGGATGCTTAAGGAACCTAGTAAGGAGAACTCATGGACTGCCTTTAAATTTTCTAGTCCGTATCTTGCACTAGTATTTACTGCTATGGTTCTCGACACGATATTTCGTTTCTAA
- a CDS encoding SRPBCC family protein → MTTKTAETNTKQTAAASTVRLHRVLKAPPERIYKAILDPAANSKWLPPHGFTCTVHHLDAKVGGTYKMSFTNFSTGKSHSFGGKYLELKPSERIVAIDMFGDPNLREEMRTSYTLTKVSVGTEVNIVQENIPTVIPPEACYLGWQESLELLAKLVESEIPDQ, encoded by the coding sequence ATGACAACCAAAACAGCAGAAACAAATACCAAACAGACGGCGGCCGCAAGCACAGTCAGGCTTCACCGGGTGCTCAAAGCGCCGCCAGAACGCATCTATAAGGCGATTCTTGACCCGGCCGCGAATTCCAAATGGCTCCCGCCGCATGGTTTTACATGCACGGTCCACCATCTTGATGCTAAAGTAGGCGGTACCTATAAGATGTCCTTCACGAACTTCTCCACCGGGAAAAGCCACTCCTTCGGTGGCAAGTACCTCGAGCTGAAGCCAAGCGAACGCATTGTCGCGATCGACATGTTCGGCGATCCCAACCTCCGTGAGGAGATGCGGACCTCGTATACACTGACCAAAGTCTCCGTTGGCACGGAGGTGAACATCGTGCAGGAAAATATCCCAACGGTGATTCCACCAGAGGCCTGCTACCTTGGTTGGCAGGAGTCGCTGGAGCTTCTTGCGAAACTCGTCGAGTCTGAAATTCCCGATCAATAA